One stretch of Rhodothermales bacterium DNA includes these proteins:
- a CDS encoding HD domain-containing protein — MADPVHGFISVPRKDILPLIQTPEVQRLRRIRQLGVGNFVFPGAEHSRFSHALGAMALMQETILTLRGKDTPIDAEEETAALITALLHDIGHGPFSHSLEHILITDFEHEQMSRALIVQINERLGGALDRALQMFDNTYHRPFFHQLISSQLDMDRLDYLRRDSYFTGVVEGKVGVQRIIKSMLVYPTAGQADSRVVIEPRGIYPVENFLFARRLMYWQVYLHKTVLAGDHLLQGILHRVRRLLRAGDTDVASLGAPALLFFLQHDIVGRDIQDPHVRAVFCELDDSDIVYSVKRWAHHPDPILVDLCRRFNTRDFLRVRFLGHEATPDERGEWEAHVTDWMIEQGLTTRRDAASDLPYYLGLDRSGHAAYVYDNGGGIDVLMPETGIQELSTVTDTAAISSLTQFVEKPYVCYPKEVRLSFAPLEHHEDSRSV; from the coding sequence GTGGCAGACCCCGTCCACGGCTTTATCTCGGTGCCCAGGAAGGATATTCTCCCACTCATTCAAACGCCCGAGGTTCAACGCCTCCGCCGGATTCGCCAGCTGGGTGTGGGCAACTTCGTATTCCCGGGCGCTGAACACTCCCGCTTCAGCCACGCCCTCGGCGCCATGGCGCTCATGCAGGAGACGATCCTGACCCTTCGCGGTAAAGATACGCCAATCGACGCGGAAGAAGAGACGGCGGCGCTCATCACGGCCCTGCTGCACGACATCGGCCACGGGCCGTTTTCTCATTCACTCGAACATATCCTGATTACCGACTTCGAACACGAGCAGATGAGCCGCGCCCTGATCGTACAGATCAACGAGCGACTTGGCGGTGCGCTCGACCGTGCGCTCCAGATGTTCGACAACACGTACCACCGCCCCTTTTTCCACCAGCTCATCTCGAGTCAGCTGGACATGGACCGGCTGGATTACCTCCGGCGGGACTCGTACTTCACCGGCGTCGTCGAAGGCAAAGTGGGCGTGCAGCGCATCATCAAGTCGATGCTCGTCTACCCCACCGCCGGCCAGGCCGACAGCCGCGTGGTCATCGAACCCCGCGGCATCTACCCGGTCGAGAATTTCCTTTTCGCCCGCCGGCTCATGTACTGGCAGGTGTATCTCCACAAAACCGTCCTCGCGGGCGACCACCTGCTGCAGGGCATCCTGCACCGCGTCCGACGCTTGCTCCGCGCCGGCGATACCGACGTGGCCTCCCTCGGCGCGCCGGCGCTGCTGTTTTTCCTACAGCACGACATCGTCGGTCGCGATATCCAGGACCCGCACGTCCGCGCCGTGTTCTGCGAGCTCGACGATTCGGACATTGTCTACAGCGTGAAGCGATGGGCGCACCACCCGGATCCGATTCTGGTGGATCTCTGCCGGCGCTTCAACACCCGCGATTTCCTCCGCGTCCGCTTCCTCGGCCATGAGGCCACCCCCGACGAACGGGGCGAATGGGAGGCCCACGTGACGGATTGGATGATCGAACAGGGCCTCACCACCCGGCGGGACGCCGCGTCCGACCTCCCCTATTACCTCGGGCTCGACCGCTCCGGCCACGCCGCCTACGTCTACGACAACGGGGGCGGGATCGATGTGCTCATGCCCGAAACTGGCATCCAGGAGCTGTCCACCGTGACGGACACGGCCGCGATCTCGTCACTCACCCAGTTTGTCGAAAAACCCTACGTCTGTTACCCGAAGGAGGTAAGGCTCTCCTTTGCTCCCCTGGAGCACCACGAAGACAGCCGGTCGGTATAG